GCTGCTCTTCCCCGAGGGGAGCAAGCCCTCAATGTGCTCGTTGACCGCCTGAGTCGTTCCACCGTCCTGACACGCCTGGAAGGTAGGCCCGCCCGGGACACCTGCCAGGTCTTGGTCGACGGGCTGTCTGCCCTTCCTCATCGAAGCCTGACTGCGGATAACGGAAGCGAAAACGCCGATCAGCCAGCGTCTCTGAGCAACTCCACATCCCCTTCTTCTTCTGCCACCCGTATCACTCCTGGGAGAAGGGCACCGTCGAAAACACCAATGGTCTGATTCGACGCTATCTGCCCAGGAACACCGACCTGAAGCGCATTGCCCAGAATGACCTCGATGCCATCGCCGACGAACTCAACCTTAGGCCTCGTAAATGCCTCGGCTTTCGCATGCCAGCCGAGGTACTATTCGGGTGCTCCGTTGCACTTGGAAATCGAATCTAGGGCCCTTCACTGGTCACATGCGTAACAAGCCACTCGTCTTGCGTCGCCGCCCCTTCAAGACACTCTGCTCTCAGCCTGCCATCATGAGTCCCTGGAAGCCGTCTTAGGCGCCAGGTCACTTCACCTTGCCAGTCCAGCTTGGCCAGCGCCAGCCCGATTCGGGCAGCCAATCCAGACAGCGCCCCGCGCGCCCCTGCTTGCACACGGGCGACGCAGAATCTGTCAGCGAACCCTTTCCTGGCCAGGTTGAAGGACCGGTTCCCCTCCCCGCTGATGGCACGCCGTCGGGCGCGAGCGCCCATGAGGGCACTGCGCTAGGAGAATCCGCGTTGTCTTTGATGTCTTCCACCCTGAGGCTATTCATATAGAATCGAGGCTGGACGCACGACCCGCTCCCGGACAAGGCGAGGTCCCAAGCACCGTATGGACGCGCCGACATCGGTTCTGATCCTGCTGACAGTGGCAGCCTTGGCGGTCGGATTGGATGCCGTGCTTGTGATCGGCTGGCATCGCCGCCATGAAGGCAAGTCCTTCTGGCACCCCCTCCTGACGACTTGGCTGGGCCGGTTCGAGTCTTCCCGCCAGCGCCTCGCGGAGGGAGGTGCCGCACTGGGAAGCGAACTGCGTGCGCTGTGTGCGGACCTGCGCCGCGATGAGCTCAACCTCCTGCGAGCGGTGCTCCTGGCGGCCTGCCTCTGGTTCTCCGCCAACCTGGGGTATGCCAATCTCCACGCCGATATGGTGGACCTGTGGCAGCCTTGGGCATGGCTGGCGTGCTTCGCCCTGGCCCTGGCCGCTCTCGCCCCTCGGGTCGCCTGCCGGTTCGCCTTCAACAGAACCGATCTGCTCGTGCTGGTCCCAGTCGGAATCGCGTTCATCGTCCGCGTGGTGCAGCTGGAGTCGATCCCTTCCGGGCTGCACACCGACGAAGCCACGACCGCCGACTTCACGCTGCGCTTCATCTTCCCCGGGACAGGAAAGACGTTCTTCCCGTTGCGCAGCGGCCCTGACTCACAGCCCGCCCTGTTCTATTACATCGTGCGCCTGTCGCTGGGGCTTTTCGGACACAGCATCACTGCCCTCCGGCTCCCCAGCGTGCTCGCCGGATGCCTGGCGATCTTGGCTACGTATGCCCTCATCGCGCTCTGGCAGGATCGCCGGACGGCCCTGATCGCCGCACTGCTACTGAGCACCTATCACTACCATGTTCACTGGTCACGAATCGCCCTGAACAACGTCTGGGACACGGTGTGGATTCCGCTGATTCTGGCTAGCCTGATCTGGGGTTGGAAGAGCCACTGGAGCGGCGGGGCGCTCATCGCAGGCTTGGCGATTGGGCTCTCCCAGTACTTCTATGTCGGAAGTCGAATCGCACTCGTGCTGGTGCCGTATGTTCTCTACCAGCTCTGGAAGCAGGATCGCGACTTGCGCAAGCTGTTGGTTCACACCTTCAAAATGAGCGCGATCGCCGTGGTCGTCGCGTTGCCTCTGGCTATGTTCACTGTAGCCAACCCCCAGATCTCCCTTTCCCGCGCCCAGGTTAACTACGCCTGGCTCCCCGGCGCGGCTTCTCGGTACGGGCCATCCTGGTGGTCCTTCCTCAGGCTGGGGGTTGAGCAGGCTTGGCTTGCCCTCGCCGGGCTTACGGTCCTCTCAGACCGGTCGGGGTTCTATGGCCCAGGAATTCCTTTCCTGGCCGGACTGGCCGGGCTGCTCTTCCTGGCCGGACTCATCTGGACACTCCACAGGCGGCAGCACCTGCCCCTGTTGTGGATCCTGGCGACCTTCTTCTT
This is a stretch of genomic DNA from Anaerolineales bacterium. It encodes these proteins:
- a CDS encoding glycosyltransferase family 39 protein, with the translated sequence MDAPTSVLILLTVAALAVGLDAVLVIGWHRRHEGKSFWHPLLTTWLGRFESSRQRLAEGGAALGSELRALCADLRRDELNLLRAVLLAACLWFSANLGYANLHADMVDLWQPWAWLACFALALAALAPRVACRFAFNRTDLLVLVPVGIAFIVRVVQLESIPSGLHTDEATTADFTLRFIFPGTGKTFFPLRSGPDSQPALFYYIVRLSLGLFGHSITALRLPSVLAGCLAILATYALIALWQDRRTALIAALLLSTYHYHVHWSRIALNNVWDTVWIPLILASLIWGWKSHWSGGALIAGLAIGLSQYFYVGSRIALVLVPYVLYQLWKQDRDLRKLLVHTFKMSAIAVVVALPLAMFTVANPQISLSRAQVNYAWLPGAASRYGPSWWSFLRLGVEQAWLALAGLTVLSDRSGFYGPGIPFLAGLAGLLFLAGLIWTLHRRQHLPLLWILATFFFGSVLIPGPPHTSHTIAAVPAIMWVLALFVSELARLRSPRLAWFVLVLLMLTDVVAYFGIIGAGGGDPYFSAPFPPNPFP